From the genome of Bradyrhizobium elkanii USDA 76, one region includes:
- a CDS encoding adenosine kinase: MADAKYDVLGIGNAIFDVLVQTDEAFLARHGMTKGSMQLIDEARATAIYGDMGVATEMSGGSAANTIVGVGNLGARAAYVGKVKDDQIGKLYVHDIRAAGVAFDTAPARTGPATGCSYILVTPDGERTMNTYLGAAQDLTPDDIDPNQIAAASIIYLEGYLWDPKNAKDAFVKAADIAHGAGRQVALTLSDSFCVDRYRDEFLDLMRKGIVDLVFANESELHSLYQTSDFDTALKQFGKDTKLGVVTRSEKGCVVISGDSVVSAPASPIDRLVDTTGAGDLFAAGFLVGLVRNVGHENAGRLGALAAAEVIQHIGARPLVSLQDLAKQQGLLV; this comes from the coding sequence ATGGCTGACGCAAAATACGACGTTCTCGGGATCGGCAACGCGATCTTCGACGTGCTGGTGCAGACCGACGAGGCATTCCTTGCCCGTCACGGCATGACCAAGGGCTCGATGCAACTGATCGACGAGGCGCGCGCCACCGCGATCTACGGCGACATGGGCGTGGCGACCGAGATGTCGGGCGGCTCGGCTGCCAACACCATCGTCGGCGTCGGCAATCTCGGTGCCCGCGCCGCCTATGTCGGCAAGGTCAAGGACGACCAGATCGGCAAGCTTTACGTCCACGACATCCGCGCCGCCGGCGTCGCCTTCGATACCGCGCCGGCCAGGACCGGACCGGCCACCGGCTGCTCCTACATCCTGGTGACGCCGGACGGCGAGCGCACCATGAACACCTATCTCGGGGCCGCGCAGGACCTGACACCGGACGATATCGATCCAAACCAGATCGCTGCCGCCAGCATCATCTACCTCGAGGGCTATCTCTGGGATCCGAAGAACGCCAAGGACGCGTTCGTGAAGGCGGCTGATATCGCGCATGGCGCGGGCCGCCAGGTCGCGCTGACGCTGTCGGATTCGTTCTGCGTCGATCGCTACCGCGACGAATTCCTCGATCTGATGCGCAAGGGCATCGTGGACCTGGTGTTCGCCAACGAGTCCGAGCTGCACTCGCTGTACCAGACCTCGGATTTCGACACCGCGCTGAAGCAGTTCGGCAAGGACACCAAGCTCGGCGTCGTCACCCGCAGCGAGAAGGGCTGCGTCGTGATATCAGGCGACAGCGTCGTCTCGGCGCCCGCCTCGCCGATCGACAGGCTGGTCGACACCACCGGCGCCGGCGATCTGTTCGCCGCTGGCTTCCTGGTCGGTCTCGTGCGCAATGTCGGCCACGAGAATGCCGGCCGGCTCGGCGCGCTCGCCGCCGCCGAGGTGATCCAGCACATCGGCGCCCGGCCGCTGGTGTCGCTGCAGGATCTGGCGAAGCAGCAGGGGCTGCTGGTTTAA
- a CDS encoding integrase core domain-containing protein: MEERIRMFMEYESGNWNVSELCRRHGICRDTFYAWRQRKQSGDPEWFRDRSHAPQQCRQTTDAAIAEKVIAARQRFPYLGPRKLLALLDRQAPEIDWPAASTIGSILKRAGLISPVKRRRRPLDQRRPCTPVQEPNDEWSVDFKGWFRTRDQCRVDPLTVADSHSRFLIELQIVAPTTEGVRPRFERAFREHGLPRAIRCDNGSPFGSRGAGGLTTLSVWWLKLGITPRFIRPASPQENGRHERMHRTLKAQTSSPPADNASEQQARFDAFREHYNRERPHEALGQRPPEDAYRASQRTMPDREQDPWYDANHQARRVRGNGEIKWKGKFVFIGQALVNELVGIAELDTGDHVVRFCDLDVGLIDRRGLFTRFAPPREGLREPGEQTA; this comes from the coding sequence ATGGAAGAGCGTATCCGGATGTTTATGGAGTACGAGAGCGGGAACTGGAACGTGTCGGAGTTGTGCCGCCGTCACGGTATCTGCCGCGACACGTTTTACGCATGGCGCCAGCGGAAGCAGAGCGGCGATCCGGAGTGGTTCAGGGACCGTTCGCACGCGCCGCAGCAATGCCGACAAACGACCGATGCAGCGATTGCAGAGAAGGTGATCGCGGCTCGGCAGCGCTTTCCCTATCTGGGACCGCGCAAGCTGCTCGCCTTGCTCGACCGCCAGGCGCCGGAGATCGATTGGCCGGCGGCGTCGACGATTGGGAGCATTCTCAAGCGCGCGGGGCTGATCTCGCCGGTGAAGCGCCGTCGCCGTCCGCTCGACCAGCGGCGTCCCTGCACGCCGGTGCAGGAGCCGAACGACGAGTGGAGCGTGGACTTCAAGGGCTGGTTTCGCACCCGCGACCAGTGCCGGGTCGATCCCCTGACGGTGGCCGACAGCCACAGCCGCTTCCTGATCGAACTGCAGATCGTCGCACCGACGACCGAGGGCGTCCGCCCCCGCTTCGAAAGAGCTTTCCGCGAGCATGGCCTGCCGCGGGCAATCCGCTGCGACAATGGTTCGCCGTTCGGCTCGCGCGGCGCCGGCGGTCTCACCACATTGTCGGTCTGGTGGCTGAAGCTCGGCATTACGCCGCGCTTCATCCGTCCGGCCTCGCCGCAGGAGAACGGTCGCCATGAGCGCATGCATCGCACCTTGAAGGCGCAAACATCGAGCCCACCGGCAGATAATGCGTCGGAGCAACAGGCCCGCTTTGACGCCTTCCGAGAGCATTACAATAGGGAACGTCCTCACGAAGCGCTGGGCCAACGGCCGCCGGAAGACGCCTATCGAGCATCTCAACGCACCATGCCGGATCGCGAGCAAGACCCCTGGTATGACGCCAATCACCAGGCCCGCCGTGTTCGCGGCAACGGAGAGATCAAATGGAAAGGCAAGTTCGTCTTTATCGGTCAGGCGCTGGTGAACGAACTTGTCGGCATCGCCGAACTCGATACCGGTGACCACGTCGTCCGCTTCTGCGACCTCGACGTCGGTCTCATCGACCGCCGCGGTCTGTTCACCCGGTTCGCTCCGCCGCGTGAGGGGCTGCGCGAACCGGGTGAACAGACCGCTTAA